One Candidatus Auribacterota bacterium DNA window includes the following coding sequences:
- a CDS encoding helix-hairpin-helix domain-containing protein, which yields MRGIVVSVGALLALLSCGGGAQAGVAGGDSALSRAALLGKQGFVQEFISAGTVQENAPIILAKRKKSKKKSVTSSDVSAGGGGTIQIDPNTAEPDKLMMLPLLDREEAEAIIEYRKTNRIDTPEEMMEIKGVQPTHYRIFKHLIVIREEEKPPAKSREEEHAPPPPQEKQEPQKEH from the coding sequence ATGAGAGGTATCGTGGTAAGCGTTGGCGCGCTTCTCGCACTCCTGTCGTGCGGCGGGGGGGCCCAGGCTGGCGTTGCCGGAGGGGATTCAGCGCTCTCGCGTGCGGCGCTCCTGGGGAAACAGGGTTTTGTTCAGGAGTTTATCAGCGCGGGGACCGTTCAGGAGAACGCCCCTATTATCCTCGCGAAAAGGAAAAAGAGCAAGAAGAAGAGCGTCACGAGTAGCGATGTTTCAGCAGGCGGCGGAGGGACGATTCAGATAGACCCTAATACGGCCGAGCCTGATAAGCTCATGATGCTGCCCCTCCTCGATCGCGAAGAGGCAGAGGCAATCATCGAGTATCGAAAGACCAACCGGATTGATACCCCTGAAGAGATGATGGAGATCAAAGGGGTGCAGCCGACCCACTATCGCATCTTCAAGCATCTGATCGTGATTCGTGAAGAAGAAAAGCCGCCGGCCAAGAGCCGGGAGGAAGAACACGCTCCGCCTCCCCCGCAGGAAAAACAGGAACCGCAGAAGGAACATTAA
- a CDS encoding LysM domain-containing protein — protein sequence MHDRQRTSSRLRPTGRIPSLPFLAATTALFSALLLCGCAGPGSGPANSEPSLSRQAQILEDIKTIREELRSLRSAQEESPRQPLQESISRITDRLNELERRVAAVEKSFDAERGTWDKKMKAVIEVVKSENAQLRGAIEKRYAPPGSRGVKHTVSPGDTIADIAKKYGVRAQDIIEANGLKDADRITAGQKLIIPRPSR from the coding sequence ATGCATGACCGTCAGCGCACATCATCGCGCCTTCGCCCGACGGGGCGCATCCCGTCCCTACCGTTCCTCGCGGCGACCACCGCGCTCTTCTCCGCGCTCCTCCTCTGCGGCTGCGCCGGCCCCGGCAGCGGCCCGGCGAATTCCGAGCCCTCCCTCTCACGGCAGGCGCAAATCCTCGAAGACATAAAAACGATACGCGAAGAGCTGCGCTCCCTCAGGTCAGCTCAGGAGGAAAGCCCCAGGCAGCCGCTCCAGGAATCGATCAGCCGCATCACGGACAGGCTAAACGAACTGGAGAGGAGAGTGGCGGCGGTCGAAAAGTCGTTCGACGCGGAGCGAGGAACATGGGACAAGAAGATGAAGGCCGTCATTGAGGTGGTGAAGAGCGAGAACGCCCAGCTCCGGGGAGCAATCGAAAAAAGATACGCGCCCCCCGGCTCACGGGGCGTTAAGCACACGGTGAGCCCGGGTGATACCATTGCGGATATCGCGAAGAAATACGGCGTGCGCGCACAGGACATCATTGAGGCCAATGGGCTCAAGGACGCCGACCGGATCACCGCCGGTCAAAAACTCATCATCCCCCGCCCCTCGCGCTGA
- the pal gene encoding peptidoglycan-associated lipoprotein Pal — MRRLMFLAGIAVAVSLAGAGCAKKAKVTIPAPGAGLFGAEGAGPGGIPLTETPEGPFSEPENYPDPAAKEIFVDVHFDYNKSDIRPGERPILEKVAGYMKGHPQLVIKVEGHCDERGSNEYNMALGERRALSIRSYLANLGIAPEKIYTISYGEERPLCTESTESCWARNRRGHFLLAAQQR, encoded by the coding sequence ATGAGACGGTTGATGTTTCTCGCCGGGATCGCAGTTGCGGTGAGCCTCGCCGGCGCCGGCTGCGCCAAAAAGGCGAAGGTGACTATTCCCGCGCCGGGAGCGGGACTCTTCGGCGCGGAGGGCGCCGGGCCCGGTGGCATTCCGCTCACCGAGACGCCGGAGGGGCCCTTTTCCGAACCCGAGAACTATCCTGATCCCGCTGCCAAGGAAATTTTCGTGGATGTCCACTTCGACTACAACAAGTCCGACATCCGCCCCGGCGAACGGCCCATTCTGGAAAAGGTCGCGGGGTATATGAAAGGACACCCTCAGCTCGTGATCAAGGTGGAGGGGCACTGCGACGAGCGGGGCTCGAACGAATACAACATGGCCCTCGGAGAGAGGAGGGCCCTGAGCATCCGGAGCTACCTCGCCAATCTCGGGATCGCGCCTGAGAAGATCTACACCATCAGCTATGGCGAGGAACGCCCACTGTGCACCGAATCGACTGAATCATGCTGGGCGCGGAACCGCAGGGGGCATTTCCTGCTGGCCGCTCAGCAGCGCTAG
- a CDS encoding nucleoside kinase has translation MQHKNMKLAAEDNERQYIPKMVIRGVLEWNIAHGVNSVAGLNKRVLDGTFPDLVREGDNAYSQNVANAAAEIITHRDKIRIVIIAGPSSSGKTTTTIKLNERLKKAGLSIVPINLDNYFFDLEMHPKDEFGDYDFEVPEALDLELINEHLAALIDHKTIQIPRYNFKTGKREKETDPLRLERNQLLLIDSLHGLYEKMTHSVPGELKFRLYIETLSQLKDNEDNWVRWTDIRLLRRMVRDSWHRSYDPVRTIGHWHYVRKSEMRYIVPFITSVDFVLNGALPYELPIHKKYMFPYLGKAIEEFKHRKRREDAFIRATRVQKILSEIEVVEDDSCVPGTSLLREFIGGSVYKY, from the coding sequence ATGCAGCACAAGAACATGAAACTGGCAGCCGAGGATAACGAGCGGCAGTACATTCCGAAGATGGTGATTCGCGGCGTGCTGGAATGGAACATCGCCCACGGTGTCAACAGTGTCGCCGGATTGAATAAGCGTGTGCTCGATGGAACATTCCCCGACCTCGTCCGCGAGGGGGATAACGCCTACAGTCAGAACGTCGCCAATGCCGCCGCGGAGATCATCACACACAGAGACAAGATACGCATCGTGATTATCGCCGGCCCCTCCTCATCGGGCAAAACGACGACCACCATCAAGCTCAACGAGCGCCTCAAGAAGGCCGGTTTGAGCATCGTCCCCATCAACCTGGATAATTACTTTTTTGACCTCGAGATGCACCCGAAGGACGAGTTTGGAGATTATGATTTCGAGGTCCCCGAGGCGCTCGACCTAGAGCTGATCAACGAGCACCTCGCCGCGCTCATCGACCACAAGACAATCCAGATCCCGCGCTACAACTTCAAAACGGGAAAGCGGGAGAAGGAGACAGATCCCCTCAGGCTCGAGCGGAACCAGCTCCTCCTCATTGACAGCCTCCATGGCCTCTACGAGAAGATGACCCACAGCGTTCCGGGCGAATTGAAGTTCCGCCTCTATATTGAAACCCTGAGCCAGCTAAAAGACAACGAGGACAATTGGGTGCGCTGGACGGACATCCGGCTGCTGCGGCGCATGGTGCGGGACAGCTGGCACCGCAGCTACGACCCGGTACGCACGATCGGCCACTGGCACTATGTGCGCAAGAGCGAGATGCGGTATATCGTGCCCTTCATCACGAGCGTGGATTTCGTCCTCAACGGGGCGCTCCCCTACGAGCTGCCGATACACAAAAAGTATATGTTCCCCTACCTGGGAAAGGCCATCGAGGAGTTCAAGCACCGCAAACGGCGTGAAGATGCCTTTATCCGGGCGACGCGCGTTCAGAAGATACTCAGCGAGATCGAGGTTGTGGAGGATGATTCCTGCGTCCCCGGCACTTCTCTCCTTCGCGAGTTCATTGGAGGCAGTGTCTATAAGTACTGA
- a CDS encoding thermonuclease family protein: MRLPLEAVALFIPLAIFSTGWAPAETVLLKTGEKLEGDILISYDRGIQFREKPDAPGRYYAYDEVSRISTKDGMLYYLMPRGARPDKKVHFSLFPLTKIILPSKKKIAPSPYLVPPRGDAVEVACVGAEDATTITLAGGTRVRLLGVAPPPRSVGNRMKRLAANYLSARVKGKTALLFPGPQSSESRAIAEAYIMVDNKFLNAEMIENGWSCAAPLPEKHPYREAFISLEKYAKNLGRGMWAGLSS, translated from the coding sequence GTGAGATTACCACTCGAGGCGGTTGCGCTCTTCATCCCCCTGGCAATTTTCTCGACAGGGTGGGCGCCTGCCGAAACGGTGCTCCTCAAAACAGGCGAGAAGCTCGAGGGTGATATCCTCATCTCATATGACAGGGGAATCCAGTTCCGAGAAAAACCCGACGCGCCGGGTCGCTACTACGCGTACGATGAAGTGAGCCGGATATCCACAAAAGACGGCATGCTCTACTACCTCATGCCCCGGGGGGCGCGGCCGGACAAGAAGGTCCATTTCAGCCTGTTCCCTCTGACCAAAATAATCCTCCCGAGCAAGAAGAAAATCGCTCCAAGCCCCTATCTCGTCCCTCCCCGGGGGGATGCGGTGGAGGTTGCCTGCGTGGGCGCGGAGGATGCCACGACCATTACACTTGCAGGCGGGACTCGGGTGCGCCTCCTCGGCGTCGCTCCGCCCCCGAGGTCGGTGGGAAATAGAATGAAGCGCCTGGCCGCGAACTATCTTTCCGCCCGCGTCAAAGGCAAGACCGCGCTCCTCTTTCCGGGCCCTCAAAGTTCTGAGTCTCGGGCGATTGCTGAAGCATATATCATGGTAGATAATAAGTTCCTCAACGCCGAGATGATCGAGAACGGCTGGTCGTGCGCCGCCCCTCTCCCCGAGAAGCACCCCTACAGAGAAGCGTTTATTTCACTCGAGAAGTACGCAAAGAACCTCGGGCGCGGCATGTGGGCCGGGCTCTCCTCTTGA
- a CDS encoding protease complex subunit PrcB family protein has protein sequence MKILMMLIAFSSGMRILAAQELSFRELRSGHDAVYGVRKTMSTPEVVMARDDGELGRIWAEDLTGSHRDTTGLPAVNWEAEFVVAIFLGTAPSAGYTIRVQKVVRQGSCIEVTVKERKPAADDLSAQVLTSPYTVIACPRAGIPLEKVLMLKLISVDGGVLIERPAWSYRLMNVSPAVQVGKAQK, from the coding sequence ATGAAAATTCTCATGATGCTCATCGCATTTTCTTCGGGCATGCGCATCCTCGCCGCGCAGGAGCTGAGCTTCAGGGAGCTACGCAGCGGCCATGACGCGGTCTACGGCGTCAGAAAGACGATGAGCACTCCGGAGGTCGTCATGGCGCGGGACGACGGAGAGCTTGGCCGCATCTGGGCGGAGGATCTTACCGGATCGCACAGGGACACGACCGGCCTCCCGGCGGTCAACTGGGAGGCGGAGTTTGTCGTCGCGATATTTCTAGGAACTGCGCCATCCGCTGGGTACACTATTCGTGTACAAAAGGTAGTGCGCCAGGGCTCCTGCATCGAGGTAACGGTGAAGGAGCGGAAACCGGCAGCGGACGACCTCTCCGCGCAGGTGCTCACGTCTCCCTATACGGTGATCGCGTGCCCCCGCGCGGGCATCCCGCTGGAGAAGGTCCTCATGCTCAAACTGATCAGCGTGGATGGTGGGGTGCTCATTGAGCGCCCGGCATGGTCGTATCGGCTCATGAATGTCTCGCCGGCGGTGCAGGTGGGGAAAGCGCAGAAGTAA
- a CDS encoding uracil-DNA glycosylase: MQFDLFDQDLNRILEAADYAAFKKLLQRYNCTACELHKHRHQIVVDRGNPAAAVMVISERPGENEDRTGQAFVGRSGEMLDRIFASIGLDSNRDMLICNVVKCMPVSTREDMALEDRAPQAEEVKACLPFLRKQISLMEPKVILLLGAVALKHIARTGGEFTMEKEAGKFFTLPEYPRIQFMVLYHPAFLLRDPRRKKEMWEHVKKLRDYLKKENIMSRNDK, from the coding sequence ATGCAGTTCGATCTTTTCGACCAGGATCTCAATCGCATACTGGAGGCGGCGGATTACGCAGCGTTTAAAAAACTCCTCCAGAGATACAATTGCACCGCATGTGAGCTCCATAAGCACCGGCACCAGATTGTCGTTGACCGGGGGAACCCGGCCGCGGCGGTCATGGTGATCAGCGAACGCCCCGGTGAAAACGAGGACCGGACCGGTCAGGCCTTTGTCGGAAGATCGGGCGAAATGCTGGATAGGATATTCGCCTCGATCGGGCTTGATTCGAACCGTGATATGCTCATATGCAACGTGGTCAAGTGCATGCCGGTGAGCACGCGGGAAGATATGGCCCTCGAAGACAGGGCGCCCCAGGCGGAGGAGGTCAAGGCATGCCTGCCGTTTCTCCGGAAGCAGATCTCGCTCATGGAGCCGAAGGTCATTCTCCTGCTAGGGGCCGTGGCGCTCAAGCACATTGCGAGAACCGGGGGCGAGTTCACGATGGAAAAGGAGGCGGGCAAATTTTTCACACTGCCCGAGTATCCGCGCATCCAGTTCATGGTGCTCTATCATCCCGCGTTTCTCCTCAGGGACCCGCGCAGGAAGAAGGAGATGTGGGAGCACGTCAAGAAGCTGCGCGATTATTTAAAGAAAGAGAATATAATGTCGCGCAATGACAAATGA
- the thrC gene encoding threonine synthase, whose protein sequence is MAYRAWFQCIGECGERYPLNEIIYECRRCGELLEVRHDMDELRKKSGSEWRRLWDKRYRRPEWPYGSSVWGKKELVCPHVKNENIISLYEGGSNLFRACRLGREIGVEDLWVKLCGNEHTGSFKDLGMTVLVSMVNQMIADGTKIIGVACASTGDTSAALAAYCAAAGIQSIVFLPRGKVSTAQLIQPIANGALTLSLDTDFDGCMELIRQICARENIYLANSMNSLRIEGQKTVAIEIVQQLDWEVPDWIVIPGGNLGNVSALGKGLREMRELGIIRKLPRIVCAQAAHANPLYLSYLKGFKEFHPVRAEKTAASAIQIGNPVSVKKAISVLKAFNGVVEQATEDELANACALADRTGLYTCPHTGVALTALTKLVKRGMIKSSDKVVVISTAHGLKFSEFKTRYHKGKLPEVTPRHANLPLELPARYEAVRAAVFKAIRKR, encoded by the coding sequence ATGGCCTACCGGGCATGGTTTCAATGCATAGGGGAGTGCGGTGAGCGGTATCCCCTCAATGAGATCATCTATGAGTGCCGCAGGTGCGGGGAGCTCCTCGAGGTGCGGCACGACATGGATGAGCTGCGCAAAAAGTCGGGGAGCGAGTGGAGGCGGCTCTGGGATAAACGATACCGCCGCCCGGAGTGGCCCTATGGGAGTTCCGTATGGGGGAAGAAGGAGCTCGTGTGCCCCCACGTCAAAAACGAGAACATCATTTCACTCTATGAGGGGGGGAGCAATCTCTTCAGGGCGTGTCGGCTGGGGAGGGAGATCGGCGTTGAGGACCTCTGGGTAAAACTCTGCGGCAATGAGCACACCGGCTCGTTCAAGGATCTCGGCATGACCGTCCTGGTCTCAATGGTCAACCAGATGATCGCGGACGGCACGAAGATCATCGGCGTCGCGTGCGCCTCGACCGGGGACACCTCAGCGGCCCTTGCCGCCTACTGCGCCGCGGCGGGCATCCAGTCGATCGTGTTCCTCCCGAGAGGGAAGGTCTCCACCGCGCAGTTGATCCAGCCGATCGCCAATGGCGCGCTCACGCTTTCGCTGGATACCGATTTCGACGGGTGCATGGAGTTGATCAGGCAGATCTGCGCGCGGGAGAATATCTACCTCGCGAACTCGATGAATTCGCTGCGCATCGAGGGACAGAAAACAGTCGCGATCGAGATCGTGCAGCAGCTCGATTGGGAGGTCCCCGACTGGATTGTGATCCCCGGGGGAAACCTCGGGAATGTGAGCGCCCTGGGGAAGGGGCTGCGGGAGATGAGAGAGCTCGGGATCATCCGGAAGCTCCCCCGGATCGTCTGCGCGCAGGCCGCGCACGCCAACCCCCTCTACCTGAGCTACCTGAAGGGGTTCAAGGAATTCCATCCGGTCAGGGCGGAGAAGACCGCTGCGAGCGCCATACAGATAGGGAATCCGGTGAGCGTTAAGAAAGCGATCAGTGTCCTCAAGGCCTTCAACGGCGTCGTCGAGCAGGCGACGGAGGATGAGCTCGCGAATGCCTGCGCCCTCGCCGACCGGACCGGCCTCTACACGTGCCCCCACACGGGGGTCGCGCTCACCGCCCTCACCAAGCTCGTGAAGCGGGGGATGATAAAGTCATCGGACAAGGTGGTGGTGATTTCCACGGCTCATGGCCTCAAGTTCTCGGAATTCAAAACGCGGTACCACAAGGGGAAACTCCCGGAGGTCACGCCCCGGCACGCCAACCTCCCCCTCGAACTGCCGGCGCGGTACGAGGCGGTGCGGGCAGCCGTCTTTAAGGCTATCCGGAAGCGTTAG
- a CDS encoding class I SAM-dependent methyltransferase has translation MEWTQQFFDKTWLDYGFELVSAEDTQREVDFIEKALNLRKGETVLDLCCGIGRHSIALARKGYTVTGMDFNPDYIKRAQSLSLTLHVRPTLIQGDMRKIPFANKFDAAICIWSSFGFYSDETDLGILKGLVKALKPRGRFLLDIVNRDFVLRHFRPRDWTKAGRGYIMEKRVYYTETSRMVTTWYFAGEGRITRKQSDMRLYGLHEIEAVLANAGFGVTERFGDLNRARPGFDAPRLILVSSAQGMRGNAPPPHAHAGA, from the coding sequence ATGGAATGGACACAGCAGTTTTTCGACAAGACATGGCTCGACTACGGCTTTGAACTGGTTTCTGCCGAGGACACCCAGCGGGAGGTTGATTTTATCGAGAAGGCGCTCAACCTGAGAAAGGGCGAAACGGTGCTCGATCTCTGCTGCGGCATCGGCCGGCACAGCATCGCCCTCGCGCGGAAGGGCTACACGGTGACCGGCATGGACTTCAACCCCGACTACATCAAAAGAGCCCAGAGTCTCTCGCTCACCCTGCACGTCCGTCCCACGCTCATCCAGGGAGACATGCGCAAGATCCCGTTTGCGAACAAATTTGACGCCGCGATCTGCATCTGGTCGAGCTTCGGCTTCTACAGCGATGAAACCGACCTCGGGATTCTCAAGGGCCTGGTCAAGGCCCTCAAGCCGCGCGGGCGCTTCCTCCTCGACATCGTCAACCGCGACTTCGTCCTGCGCCACTTCCGCCCGCGTGATTGGACCAAGGCGGGGAGGGGATATATCATGGAGAAGAGGGTCTACTACACCGAGACGAGCCGCATGGTCACGACGTGGTACTTCGCCGGCGAGGGGCGGATCACCAGGAAGCAGTCCGACATGAGGCTCTACGGCCTCCACGAGATCGAGGCGGTGCTCGCGAACGCGGGCTTCGGGGTCACCGAACGCTTCGGCGATCTCAACCGGGCGCGCCCCGGCTTTGATGCCCCGCGCCTGATCCTTGTTTCCTCGGCACAGGGGATGCGGGGCAACGCTCCACCCCCGCACGCACACGCGGGCGCGTGA
- a CDS encoding lytic transglycosylase domain-containing protein → MSVKKFFSLPVLTVVMLTVISAAMISHRFWLENRYATLIKSTSLTYGHDPFLVKAIIRRESNFRPRARGNKGEIGLMQVTPAVGCEYARSRGPRNFTPSALYDPALNIEVGCWYLAKAMRRYRNFCDPVPFALAHYNAGASNVDRWLTATRQRGNVREFMAAITYPATRRYVRFITWHRKLYRLFSF, encoded by the coding sequence ATGTCCGTAAAAAAATTCTTTTCCCTACCCGTGTTGACGGTGGTCATGCTCACGGTGATATCCGCGGCCATGATCAGCCATCGGTTCTGGCTCGAGAACCGATACGCCACGCTCATTAAGTCAACCAGTCTCACCTACGGCCATGACCCGTTCCTCGTGAAAGCGATCATCCGGCGGGAGAGCAACTTCAGGCCCCGCGCTCGAGGGAACAAGGGGGAAATCGGCCTTATGCAGGTGACCCCCGCGGTCGGGTGTGAATATGCGAGATCAAGGGGCCCGAGAAACTTCACCCCCTCGGCGCTCTATGATCCCGCGCTCAACATCGAGGTCGGGTGCTGGTACCTGGCGAAGGCCATGAGGCGCTATCGCAACTTCTGCGACCCCGTCCCCTTCGCCCTCGCCCACTACAACGCGGGGGCCAGCAACGTTGACCGCTGGCTCACGGCGACACGGCAGAGGGGGAACGTACGGGAATTCATGGCCGCCATCACCTACCCCGCCACCAGGAGATACGTGAGGTTCATTACCTGGCATCGGAAACTGTACCGCCTCTTCAGCTTTTAG
- a CDS encoding CCA tRNA nucleotidyltransferase, protein MRKTEKEVALALVERLKRQGFDAYFVGGCVRDMLMGKEPLDHDIATSARPAEIAGMFAHVVPVGEQFGVMLVLEEGHGFQVATFRADLEYRDGRKPSGVRFSSAREDVLRRDFTVNGLLYDPLEERLLDYVGGEKDIREKVIRTIGDPLERFTEDKLRLLRAMRFSSTLGFEIEEKTFAAIRELVHEITVVSQERIRDELVKMMIGPRAGEGIGLLDRAGLLQVLLPEVHAMKGVPQPEGFHPEGDVFAHTRKMLDAMAEPSVVLAFSVLLHDAGKPPTFSVSDRIHFMRHQTVGAEIAGKVCGRLRFPNHVRDRIVACVENHMVFMDIRRMRESTVKRLVSRPTFLDELELHRLDCLASDRDLSAWELLKRKLDEYGREVREPAPLLSGRDLLTLGYAEGPVIGRILRQIEELNLEGVLKTRDDALNWVEEHYKGVKS, encoded by the coding sequence ATGAGAAAAACAGAGAAAGAGGTGGCACTGGCCCTGGTGGAACGCCTGAAGCGGCAGGGCTTCGACGCGTACTTCGTGGGGGGGTGCGTCCGCGATATGCTCATGGGGAAGGAGCCGCTCGACCACGACATCGCCACGAGCGCCCGCCCCGCGGAGATCGCCGGGATGTTTGCCCACGTGGTGCCCGTCGGGGAACAGTTCGGCGTCATGCTGGTGCTCGAAGAGGGGCACGGTTTCCAGGTGGCGACCTTCCGCGCGGATCTGGAGTACCGCGACGGCCGCAAGCCGTCAGGGGTGCGGTTCTCTTCTGCCCGCGAGGACGTCCTCAGGCGTGATTTCACCGTGAACGGCCTCCTGTATGACCCGCTGGAGGAGCGCCTGCTGGACTACGTCGGCGGCGAAAAGGATATCCGTGAGAAAGTGATCCGCACCATCGGGGATCCACTGGAGCGCTTCACTGAGGACAAGCTCCGGCTGCTGAGGGCCATGCGATTTTCATCGACGCTCGGCTTCGAGATAGAAGAAAAGACCTTTGCAGCGATCAGGGAGCTCGTCCATGAGATCACGGTGGTGAGCCAGGAGCGCATCAGGGACGAGCTGGTGAAAATGATGATCGGGCCGCGCGCGGGCGAGGGCATCGGGCTCCTCGACCGGGCGGGTCTGCTCCAGGTCCTCCTCCCCGAGGTGCACGCCATGAAGGGGGTCCCGCAGCCGGAGGGGTTTCATCCCGAGGGGGACGTCTTCGCGCACACGAGGAAGATGCTCGACGCGATGGCCGAACCGTCAGTGGTGCTCGCGTTCTCGGTGCTCCTCCACGATGCCGGCAAACCGCCCACCTTCTCCGTCAGCGACCGCATCCACTTCATGAGGCATCAGACGGTGGGGGCGGAGATTGCGGGAAAGGTGTGCGGCCGGCTCCGGTTCCCCAACCATGTGCGGGACAGAATCGTGGCCTGTGTGGAGAACCACATGGTGTTCATGGACATCAGGAGGATGAGGGAGAGCACGGTCAAGCGCCTGGTGAGCAGGCCGACGTTCCTGGACGAGCTCGAGCTGCACCGCCTGGACTGCCTCGCGAGCGACCGCGACCTCTCCGCCTGGGAACTCCTGAAGCGGAAGCTCGACGAGTACGGCCGGGAGGTGCGTGAACCGGCCCCGCTCCTGAGCGGCCGCGACCTGCTCACGCTCGGCTATGCCGAGGGGCCGGTCATCGGGAGAATCCTCCGGCAAATAGAGGAGCTGAACCTCGAGGGCGTGCTCAAAACGAGAGACGACGCACTCAACTGGGTGGAGGAGCACTACAAAGGGGTCAAGTCTTGA
- a CDS encoding DUF72 domain-containing protein, translating to MTAHIHIGTSGYAYGHWGDGVFYPGETPQKQWLEYYARHLTSVELNVTFYRLPDTSVFRSWRERTPRSFTFALKGSRYLTHIKRLKDCRGPLARFMRHASALREKLRVVLWQLHPGMKVDTERLAAFCDLLKSSAAARRVRHAFEFRHESWFREEVYELLREHDCALCIAHSPHWPRPEIVTADFVYLRFHGGERLYGSNYSEGELRKWAAKARAWMKEGNDVYAYFNNDAQGYAVKNALLLREGVKS from the coding sequence ATGACAGCGCATATTCACATCGGGACGAGCGGATACGCCTATGGGCACTGGGGAGACGGGGTATTCTACCCTGGCGAGACGCCACAGAAGCAGTGGCTGGAATACTACGCCCGCCACCTCACGAGCGTGGAGCTGAACGTAACCTTTTACCGCCTGCCCGACACGTCCGTCTTCCGATCCTGGCGCGAGCGCACGCCGCGGTCGTTCACGTTCGCGCTCAAGGGGAGCCGATACCTCACGCACATCAAGCGGCTGAAGGATTGCCGGGGACCGCTCGCACGCTTCATGCGCCATGCCTCGGCGCTCAGGGAGAAGCTCCGTGTCGTCCTCTGGCAGCTCCATCCGGGGATGAAGGTGGACACAGAACGGCTCGCTGCGTTCTGCGATCTGCTCAAGTCGTCGGCGGCGGCGAGGCGTGTTCGCCACGCCTTCGAGTTTCGCCACGAGAGCTGGTTCCGCGAGGAGGTATACGAGCTCCTGCGTGAGCACGACTGCGCCCTCTGCATCGCTCACTCCCCGCACTGGCCCAGGCCCGAGATAGTGACCGCCGACTTCGTCTATCTCCGCTTCCACGGCGGTGAGCGACTCTATGGCTCGAACTACTCTGAGGGAGAGCTCAGGAAGTGGGCGGCGAAGGCCCGCGCCTGGATGAAGGAGGGGAATGACGTGTATGCGTACTTCAACAACGACGCCCAGGGATACGCTGTGAAGAACGCCCTGCTCCTGCGCGAAGGGGTCAAGTCTTGA